A part of Gramella sp. MAR_2010_147 genomic DNA contains:
- a CDS encoding homoserine kinase, translating to MEQLKVFAPATVANLSCGFDVLGCCLDSVGDEMFIKKNDLNEIRITKVTGQSLPMEADQNVAGVAVKSLLKELDSNQGFDIEISKKIKPGSGIGSSAASSAGAVFAVNKILGEPFNPHQLISFAMQGELLASGNAHADNVAPAILGGFSLVRSYCPLEVLSLPVPEELRVVVLHPMIEIKTKDSRSIIKQNVSLKSAINQWGNLGALVSALYTEDYELLGRSLQDEIVEPVRSILIPYFQDLDELVTEKGALGFGISGSGPSVYALCKGDENAHKVKDAMETFYSDKNIDFDLHLSAINKHGVKIL from the coding sequence ATGGAACAATTAAAAGTTTTTGCGCCGGCTACAGTAGCCAATCTTTCCTGCGGATTTGATGTTCTCGGATGTTGCCTGGATTCTGTAGGTGATGAAATGTTCATTAAAAAGAATGATCTTAATGAGATTAGAATTACTAAAGTTACTGGCCAGAGTCTGCCTATGGAAGCCGATCAAAATGTGGCCGGAGTTGCCGTGAAATCGCTTTTGAAAGAATTGGATTCGAATCAGGGATTTGATATTGAAATTTCTAAAAAAATCAAACCGGGTAGCGGCATAGGAAGTAGTGCCGCAAGTTCAGCGGGTGCTGTTTTTGCGGTAAATAAGATTCTTGGGGAACCGTTTAACCCCCATCAGCTAATATCTTTTGCCATGCAGGGAGAATTGCTGGCAAGTGGTAATGCCCATGCAGATAATGTGGCGCCGGCAATATTAGGTGGTTTCAGCCTGGTAAGAAGTTACTGCCCTTTAGAGGTACTTAGTTTGCCTGTTCCTGAAGAATTAAGAGTGGTAGTGCTTCACCCGATGATAGAAATAAAAACGAAAGATTCCCGCTCTATTATAAAACAAAATGTAAGTTTAAAATCTGCCATTAACCAATGGGGAAATTTAGGGGCACTGGTTAGTGCGCTCTATACCGAAGATTATGAACTATTGGGAAGAAGCCTTCAGGATGAAATTGTAGAACCGGTACGATCTATCCTGATACCTTATTTTCAGGATCTTGATGAACTTGTAACTGAAAAAGGTGCCTTAGGATTTGGTATATCAGGTTCGGGGCCTTCAGTATATGCTTTGTGCAAGGGAGATGAGAATGCCCATAAAGTAAAAGATGCTATGGAAACATTTTATTCAGATAAAAATATAGATTTTGACCTGCATTTATCAGCGATCAATAAACATGGAGTAAAAATATTATGA
- the thrC gene encoding threonine synthase codes for MKYFSLNNREHTSNFENAVVRGLAPDKGLYFPDEIKKLPASFFQSIENLDKTEISFEVIKAYVGDEIPDSALINIIEETIDFEFPVVEVEENISTLELFHGPTLAFKDVGARFMAGSLGHFIKKGNLGKITVLVATSGDTGGAVANGFLGVEGIDVVILYPKGKVSKIQEKQLTTLEDNITALEVDGTFDDCQTMVKKAFLDSDITDKRKLTSANSINVARWLPQMFYYFFAYKQLKWKDRKLVFSVPSGNFGNICAGLLARKMGLPIDRFVASNNANNTVTDYLETAKYKPKPSVQTISNAMDVGDPSNFVRVLKIFRNEHSALKEHFSAYSFDDLQTKKAMKDVYEKTGYVMDPHGAVGYLGLQKFMESNPGYYGAFLETAHPVKFLDTVEEAINDKLAIPDAIQGLMNKQKKSLQINHYKDLKEFLLN; via the coding sequence ATGAAGTATTTCAGCTTAAATAACAGGGAGCATACCAGTAATTTTGAAAATGCTGTGGTTCGCGGATTAGCTCCGGACAAGGGACTTTACTTCCCGGATGAGATCAAAAAACTTCCTGCCTCTTTTTTTCAAAGTATTGAAAATCTGGATAAAACAGAGATTTCCTTTGAAGTTATTAAGGCTTACGTAGGAGATGAAATTCCAGATTCAGCATTGATAAATATTATCGAAGAGACGATAGATTTTGAATTTCCGGTTGTGGAGGTCGAGGAAAATATTAGTACTCTGGAATTGTTTCACGGGCCAACACTTGCTTTTAAAGATGTGGGAGCACGCTTTATGGCCGGTAGTCTTGGACATTTTATTAAAAAAGGCAACCTTGGTAAAATTACCGTTTTGGTGGCTACATCTGGCGATACCGGCGGTGCGGTTGCAAATGGTTTTCTAGGGGTTGAAGGGATTGATGTAGTAATTCTTTATCCCAAAGGAAAAGTGAGTAAAATCCAGGAGAAGCAGCTTACCACTTTAGAAGATAATATCACTGCTTTAGAAGTTGACGGAACCTTTGATGATTGCCAGACCATGGTAAAAAAAGCTTTTCTAGATTCAGATATTACAGATAAAAGAAAGCTTACTTCAGCAAACTCAATAAATGTTGCGAGGTGGTTGCCACAAATGTTCTATTACTTCTTTGCGTATAAACAACTAAAATGGAAAGATCGAAAACTGGTGTTTTCAGTACCTAGTGGAAATTTTGGTAATATTTGCGCCGGTTTGCTTGCCAGGAAGATGGGATTACCAATAGACCGTTTTGTGGCTTCAAATAATGCCAATAATACCGTTACAGATTACCTCGAGACAGCGAAATATAAACCTAAACCAAGTGTGCAGACAATTTCCAACGCTATGGATGTAGGTGATCCCAGTAATTTTGTAAGAGTTCTTAAAATATTCAGGAATGAACATTCAGCTTTAAAGGAACATTTTTCTGCTTATAGTTTTGATGATTTGCAGACTAAGAAAGCGATGAAGGATGTATATGAAAAAACAGGTTATGTGATGGATCCTCATGGAGCGGTTGGATACTTAGGGCTTCAGAAATTCATGGAAAGTAATCCCGGTTATTACGGAGCTTTTTTAGAAACTGCCCATCCTGTAAAATTCCTGGATACGGTAGAGGAAGCTATTAATGATAAACTGGCAATTCCAGATGCCATACAAGGCTTGATGAATAAACAAAAAAAATCCCTTCAAATCAATCATTACAAGGATTTGAAGGAATTTTTATTAAACTAA
- a CDS encoding carboxypeptidase yields MKKLTILILLISICIVETQAQKVKIPTDTSVTTQHSVTINGKSIAYTAETGMMPLWNEDREPVASLFYTYYTKNGVKNNENRPLVISFNGGPGSASVWMHIAYTGPRVLKIDEEGFPVQPYGIKENPHSILDIADIVYVNPVNTGYSRPIPDTEGKVDKKKFFGVQADIQYLAEWLNTFVTRKNRWLSPKYLIGESYGTTRVSGLALELQNSQWMYLNGVILVSPTEIGLDREGPVEVANRLPYFAAAAWYHKVLPAELQSKDLDELLPEVEDYAINELLPVLVKGGFTDDVKKQEVAEKMAYYSGIKKEVILQNNLEVPFRYFWKDLLREKEGYTVGRLDSRYRGLDSKEAGDNPDYNAELTSWLHSFTPAINYYLREELKFKTDLKYFMFGPVHPWDRSGNNTGENLRQAMAQNANLDVLIQSGYYDGATTYFNAKYSMWQLDPSGKMKDRLSFKGYRSGHMMYLRNEDLKKANDDLRDFILNSLPGENPAKY; encoded by the coding sequence ATGAAAAAGCTTACCATATTAATCCTTTTAATTTCAATCTGCATTGTTGAAACTCAGGCTCAAAAAGTTAAAATTCCCACCGATACTTCTGTCACTACCCAGCATTCTGTAACTATCAATGGAAAATCCATTGCTTATACTGCAGAAACCGGTATGATGCCTCTTTGGAATGAAGACAGAGAACCTGTCGCCAGTCTTTTCTATACTTATTACACTAAAAATGGTGTAAAGAATAATGAAAACAGGCCTTTGGTGATTTCTTTTAACGGAGGTCCCGGTTCTGCCTCGGTTTGGATGCACATTGCTTATACAGGGCCCCGGGTTCTAAAGATTGATGAAGAGGGTTTCCCGGTTCAGCCTTACGGGATTAAAGAAAACCCGCACTCAATTCTTGATATTGCAGATATAGTATATGTAAACCCTGTAAATACAGGCTACTCCAGGCCAATTCCAGATACTGAAGGAAAGGTAGACAAAAAAAAATTCTTTGGGGTACAGGCAGATATTCAATATCTGGCAGAATGGCTCAACACCTTTGTAACCAGAAAAAATCGATGGTTATCTCCTAAATATCTTATTGGAGAAAGCTACGGTACCACCAGGGTTTCTGGTTTAGCACTGGAATTACAGAATAGCCAGTGGATGTATCTTAATGGAGTGATCCTCGTTTCTCCTACTGAAATTGGCCTGGATCGTGAGGGTCCTGTTGAAGTGGCGAACAGACTACCCTATTTTGCAGCAGCTGCCTGGTATCATAAGGTATTGCCGGCAGAATTACAAAGCAAAGATCTTGATGAATTATTACCTGAAGTTGAAGATTATGCCATCAATGAATTGTTACCTGTCCTGGTAAAAGGTGGTTTTACTGACGATGTCAAAAAACAGGAAGTAGCTGAAAAAATGGCCTATTATTCAGGAATTAAAAAAGAAGTGATCCTTCAGAATAACCTTGAAGTACCATTTAGGTATTTCTGGAAAGATCTTTTAAGGGAAAAAGAGGGTTATACGGTAGGACGCCTGGATTCAAGATATCGAGGTCTCGATTCTAAAGAAGCTGGTGATAACCCAGATTATAATGCTGAATTGACTTCATGGCTGCACTCCTTTACCCCTGCGATTAATTATTACTTGAGAGAAGAATTAAAGTTTAAAACAGACTTGAAGTATTTTATGTTCGGCCCCGTTCATCCATGGGACCGAAGTGGAAATAATACAGGTGAAAACCTGAGACAGGCGATGGCTCAAAATGCAAATTTAGATGTATTGATCCAGTCTGGTTATTATGATGGTGCGACCACTTATTTCAACGCAAAATACTCTATGTGGCAGCTTGACCCTAGTGGAAAAATGAAAGACCGCCTCAGTTTTAAAGGTTACCGAAGCGGCCATATGATGTATTTAAGAAATGAAGATCTCAAAAAGGCCAATGACGATCTTAGAGATTTTATTCTAAATAGTCTTCCTGGTGAAAATCCTGCGAAATATTAA
- a CDS encoding AarF/UbiB family protein: MSNTPDKIRRYYKFIRFMIKYWNSDLFRQTSNVALNNDLSEEDEEHKFDQTPEELVEDLKAMGPTYIKLGQLLSTRPDLLPDEYLNALANLQDNVSPVPFEEVKEIVEKELGTKISKAFNSFEEKPLASASIGQVHRAELHSGRPVAVKIQRPGIAKQFMEDLDTLDELTALAVNHLESAKTYAIDEVFAELRRILINELDYKKEAQNLKTLKKNLQAYEHLLIPAPVDDYSTSRVLTMEFVSGKKITSLSPLRQMENDYSELVEELVEAYLQQIINDGFAHADPHPGNIKFTDDNKIALIDLGMVARFTPQLQENLIELLLAISQSNGEKTAHSLLKMSELTEDSQKKQFSKTVSDVIMESENSLAKDLQTGRILIQLNRLALTTHIKLPVEINILGKILLNLDQIVAMLDPEFDLRAAIQRNVHEIMRKKMLNELKPENFFSTLIESKHFVEKMPERMNRISENLANNEFKIKIDAIDEKRVTDGFQKVANRITLGLIIASMIIGASMLMQVPSDFTIFGYPGLAMLFFLLAAAGAIILSYVIIFRDENLNNKK, translated from the coding sequence ATGAGCAATACGCCAGATAAGATTAGAAGGTATTATAAATTCATTCGTTTTATGATCAAGTACTGGAACAGTGATTTATTTCGCCAGACCAGTAACGTCGCCTTAAATAATGATTTATCAGAAGAAGACGAAGAACATAAATTTGATCAGACACCAGAGGAGTTGGTAGAAGACCTTAAGGCAATGGGGCCCACTTATATCAAGCTGGGGCAATTGCTTTCTACCAGACCAGATTTATTACCAGATGAATACTTGAATGCGCTCGCAAATTTGCAGGACAATGTTTCTCCTGTGCCCTTTGAAGAAGTTAAAGAAATTGTTGAAAAAGAGCTTGGCACTAAAATTTCAAAAGCATTCAATTCTTTTGAAGAAAAGCCACTGGCCAGCGCTTCGATTGGGCAGGTACATCGTGCCGAATTACATTCAGGAAGACCAGTAGCGGTGAAAATTCAAAGACCCGGGATTGCAAAGCAATTCATGGAAGATCTGGATACCCTAGATGAACTTACTGCTTTGGCTGTAAATCACCTGGAATCTGCTAAAACGTATGCTATTGATGAAGTCTTTGCTGAATTAAGACGTATCCTGATCAATGAACTGGATTATAAAAAGGAAGCTCAGAATCTTAAGACTTTAAAAAAGAACCTGCAGGCGTACGAACATTTGCTCATCCCTGCGCCGGTGGATGACTACAGTACATCCAGAGTGTTGACCATGGAATTTGTAAGCGGAAAGAAGATCACTTCCCTTTCCCCTCTGCGCCAAATGGAAAATGATTATTCTGAATTAGTGGAAGAGCTGGTAGAAGCTTACCTGCAACAGATCATCAATGACGGATTTGCTCATGCAGATCCCCATCCCGGGAACATAAAATTTACTGACGATAATAAGATCGCTCTAATAGATCTGGGAATGGTGGCGAGGTTCACACCCCAACTTCAGGAAAATCTCATTGAACTTCTTTTGGCTATTAGCCAGAGTAATGGAGAGAAAACCGCCCATTCACTCCTAAAAATGAGTGAATTAACTGAAGATTCTCAAAAGAAACAATTCTCAAAAACGGTGAGCGATGTGATCATGGAGAGTGAGAACAGTCTTGCTAAAGATCTTCAAACCGGCAGGATTTTGATCCAGCTCAATCGGCTTGCCCTTACCACACACATCAAACTTCCTGTAGAGATCAATATTCTTGGAAAAATTCTATTGAACCTCGATCAAATCGTAGCGATGCTGGATCCTGAATTTGACCTTCGGGCTGCAATTCAGAGAAACGTTCATGAGATCATGAGGAAAAAAATGCTTAATGAACTAAAGCCTGAGAATTTCTTTAGCACGCTCATTGAATCCAAGCATTTTGTTGAAAAAATGCCGGAACGAATGAACCGAATTTCAGAAAACCTGGCAAACAACGAATTCAAAATAAAAATTGACGCAATAGACGAAAAACGTGTCACCGATGGTTTCCAAAAGGTTGCTAACAGGATTACATTAGGTCTTATCATTGCATCTATGATCATCGGTGCTTCCATGCTAATGCAGGTACCTTCAGATTTTACAATTTTTGGCTATCCCGGCCTTGCGATGCTATTTTTTCTATTAGCAGCAGCTGGAGCGATCATCCTTAGCTATGTGATTATATTTAGAGATGAAAACTTAAACAATAAAAAATAA
- a CDS encoding cation:proton antiporter has translation MEIPILQDIVIILGLSIVIILVFQKLKLPAILGFLLAGIIAGPHAFNLISSQHEVELLSEIGIIFLLFVIGIELSLKGLASIKKIIFLGGGLQVGGTIVITAAISYFIGLPMNTSIFLGFLFSLSSTAIVLKLLQERGEISTPHGKIGLGILIFQDIIVVPMMLFTPLLAGETPNIISTIMIMALKILLVLVIVYILARFVAPKIFGWVVKTKNQELFILTVVVFCFGVAWLTSTVGLSLALGAFFAGLIISESDYSHQATANVLPFREIFISFFFISVGTLLNLEFFFNNLLNIFLLVIGVILLKMLIVGFTVLILKYPVRTIFLALFSLFQVGEFSLLLSGVGKDNGIIPENIYQYFLAISIITMGVTPFLISSAPRITYAILKAPIPAAVRKRLENIKKSSQAEEEFSEENLHDHLVLIGYGVNGTNISKAARKAEIPYVIIDANPESFEKAKKNKEPIIFGDATNTTILKHAHVQEARVIVIAISDPGATKKMLSSIRQFTQTATIIVRTKYVKEMEDVLRLGADEVIPEEFETSIEIFTRVLKKYLVPFDEIQEFINQIRSSDYELLTSMKKSPHSPALQHLNIPNREIVTLKVQRDNHQIVGKSIQESGIGKNYRVTLMAIQRDRKYLTEISPETIIQQGDLLYLFGHPNNINHLNNLLSF, from the coding sequence ATGGAAATTCCTATTCTACAGGATATCGTTATAATTTTAGGTTTATCTATTGTAATAATTCTTGTATTCCAGAAATTAAAACTTCCGGCAATACTAGGTTTCCTGCTAGCAGGTATCATTGCAGGGCCTCATGCTTTTAATCTCATTAGCTCGCAACACGAGGTTGAATTACTTTCAGAAATAGGAATTATTTTTCTTCTATTCGTTATTGGAATAGAACTATCTCTAAAAGGTCTCGCCTCAATTAAAAAAATAATATTTCTTGGGGGAGGTTTGCAGGTGGGAGGAACTATAGTGATCACAGCAGCTATTTCCTACTTTATAGGACTACCGATGAACACTTCCATTTTCCTTGGTTTTCTATTTAGTCTAAGTAGTACTGCCATAGTTCTTAAATTACTACAGGAAAGAGGAGAAATATCCACGCCTCACGGTAAGATTGGACTTGGTATTTTAATCTTTCAGGATATCATTGTTGTTCCAATGATGCTTTTCACTCCCCTTCTCGCAGGGGAAACTCCAAATATCATATCCACGATCATGATTATGGCACTAAAAATATTACTGGTGCTGGTAATTGTTTATATCCTCGCGCGTTTTGTTGCTCCAAAGATCTTTGGATGGGTGGTAAAAACTAAAAATCAGGAATTATTTATACTCACCGTAGTAGTATTTTGTTTTGGGGTTGCATGGCTTACCTCTACCGTTGGATTATCATTAGCATTGGGAGCTTTTTTTGCCGGACTCATTATTTCTGAATCAGATTACAGCCATCAGGCCACTGCTAATGTTTTACCGTTTAGAGAGATCTTCATTAGTTTTTTCTTTATTTCAGTAGGAACCTTATTAAATCTGGAATTCTTTTTTAATAATCTGCTGAATATATTTTTACTGGTTATTGGGGTTATACTACTTAAAATGTTAATTGTGGGCTTTACGGTTCTAATCCTTAAATATCCTGTAAGAACAATATTCCTGGCTCTTTTCAGCCTTTTCCAGGTGGGTGAATTCTCCTTGCTACTTTCTGGTGTTGGGAAAGACAATGGCATTATTCCAGAGAATATCTATCAATATTTTCTGGCCATATCTATTATCACTATGGGGGTAACACCATTTCTTATCTCTTCAGCTCCAAGGATTACTTATGCAATACTTAAAGCTCCAATTCCCGCGGCAGTGAGAAAACGCCTTGAAAATATTAAAAAAAGTTCGCAGGCTGAAGAAGAATTTTCAGAAGAAAATCTCCATGATCATTTGGTCTTAATTGGTTATGGAGTAAATGGTACCAATATTTCTAAAGCAGCTAGAAAAGCTGAAATCCCATACGTGATCATCGATGCGAATCCAGAATCGTTTGAAAAAGCAAAAAAGAATAAAGAACCTATCATATTTGGGGATGCCACGAATACTACCATTTTAAAACATGCGCATGTTCAGGAAGCAAGGGTGATCGTAATCGCTATTTCAGACCCAGGTGCTACGAAGAAAATGCTGAGTAGCATAAGGCAATTCACGCAAACGGCTACCATTATAGTAAGGACTAAATATGTTAAAGAAATGGAGGATGTACTAAGGTTAGGAGCTGACGAAGTGATTCCTGAAGAATTTGAAACTTCCATTGAAATCTTTACCCGTGTTCTGAAAAAATACCTTGTTCCCTTCGATGAAATTCAGGAATTCATTAACCAGATCAGGTCTTCAGACTACGAGCTGCTTACCTCGATGAAAAAAAGTCCGCACTCCCCTGCCCTTCAACATCTCAATATTCCGAATAGGGAGATTGTGACCCTCAAAGTGCAACGGGATAATCACCAAATTGTAGGTAAAAGTATTCAGGAATCAGGTATTGGAAAGAATTATCGCGTTACGCTAATGGCCATTCAGCGTGATAGAAAATATCTTACAGAGATCTCTCCAGAAACTATTATTCAGCAGGGAGATCTTCTATATTTATTTGGACATCCAAATAATATAAATCATTTAAATAATTTGCTTTCATTTTAA
- a CDS encoding peptidase M61, producing MKKIILGVATAALLFACKTQNVTETKAFQPTLASIDLVNVENDKVWVTVDPDRFTGDSTTFYIPKTVPGTYSTDNYGKFSENFKALNYKGEEMEFVKMDENSWTIPNAEDLDKVMYQVNDSFDWEDEGGVYSMAGTNILKDKNFLLNLHGFVGYFDNLKEKAFRLEIQRPANLIAGTALSVDETLTGENSETRTDVYNLGRYFEVIDNPIMYSSPDTTSFMVEDMEVLINVFSPNKKFSAESLRPNLEKMIRAQKRFLGDINSTDKYAILVYLSATPGEEDAGNFGALEHHTSTVVVMPETMEAEAIDESMKDIVSHEFFHIITPLGIHSKEVHYFDYNDPKMSRHLWMYEGVTEYFANLFQVNQGLISNQEFYDRMVDKINISKRFDDTVPFTVMSKNILTDEYKDSYYNVYQKGALIGMALDIRLRELSGGKMGILDLMKKLNSKYGKDKPFDDDQLISDIVELTYPEIQEFFDTYITGTTPIPYDEFFAKAGIEEKEMMSEVGFFLKGQTPYITANQATMQIVFRKDIEFNTFLKDFGIEGGDTVKSVNETEYNIQNVYDLISTSNSWKEGEQITMTIIRDGEEIKLEGKISTPMDKETKMVEVQNADGDQIELRNAWLKG from the coding sequence ATGAAAAAAATAATTTTAGGAGTTGCTACAGCTGCCTTGCTTTTTGCCTGTAAAACTCAAAATGTAACCGAAACAAAAGCATTCCAGCCCACTCTGGCTAGCATTGATCTGGTAAACGTTGAAAATGATAAAGTCTGGGTTACTGTAGATCCTGATAGATTTACCGGAGATAGCACTACATTTTACATTCCGAAAACAGTTCCAGGAACCTACTCCACTGATAATTACGGGAAATTTTCGGAGAACTTCAAAGCTCTCAACTACAAGGGTGAAGAGATGGAATTCGTGAAAATGGATGAAAACAGCTGGACCATTCCAAATGCTGAAGATCTTGATAAGGTAATGTATCAGGTAAATGATTCTTTCGACTGGGAAGATGAAGGTGGAGTATATTCTATGGCCGGAACCAATATTTTAAAAGACAAAAATTTCCTTTTAAACCTGCACGGTTTCGTAGGTTATTTTGATAACTTGAAAGAGAAAGCCTTCCGTTTGGAAATACAGAGACCTGCAAACCTTATCGCTGGTACCGCACTTAGCGTAGATGAAACACTGACTGGTGAGAATTCTGAAACCAGAACAGATGTTTATAACCTGGGGCGATATTTTGAAGTGATAGATAACCCTATTATGTATTCCAGTCCGGATACGACCAGCTTCATGGTGGAGGATATGGAAGTTCTTATCAATGTATTTTCTCCAAATAAGAAATTTTCAGCTGAAAGTTTGAGACCGAATCTGGAAAAAATGATCCGTGCTCAAAAGAGATTCCTGGGAGATATAAACAGTACCGATAAGTATGCGATCCTTGTTTATCTATCTGCTACACCGGGTGAAGAAGATGCTGGTAATTTTGGCGCTTTGGAACATCACACATCAACCGTGGTGGTAATGCCTGAAACGATGGAAGCTGAAGCTATTGATGAGAGCATGAAAGATATCGTATCTCACGAATTCTTCCATATTATCACTCCACTTGGCATTCATTCAAAAGAAGTGCATTATTTCGATTATAACGACCCGAAAATGTCCCGACATTTATGGATGTACGAAGGTGTGACCGAATATTTTGCCAATCTGTTCCAGGTAAACCAGGGGCTTATCAGCAACCAGGAGTTTTATGACCGAATGGTAGATAAGATCAATATTTCTAAAAGATTTGACGATACCGTACCGTTCACAGTAATGAGCAAAAATATTTTAACTGATGAATATAAAGACAGTTATTATAATGTGTACCAGAAAGGAGCTTTAATTGGAATGGCCCTGGATATTCGTTTGAGAGAATTAAGCGGAGGTAAAATGGGCATTCTTGATCTTATGAAGAAACTGAATTCAAAATATGGTAAAGACAAGCCATTTGATGATGACCAGTTAATTTCAGATATCGTTGAACTTACTTATCCGGAAATTCAGGAGTTCTTTGATACTTATATTACAGGTACCACACCAATACCTTATGATGAATTTTTCGCGAAAGCCGGAATTGAAGAAAAAGAAATGATGAGCGAAGTTGGATTCTTTCTGAAAGGTCAGACTCCTTACATAACTGCTAACCAGGCTACGATGCAAATCGTATTCAGAAAGGATATCGAATTCAATACCTTCCTGAAAGATTTTGGCATTGAGGGTGGTGATACTGTTAAGTCAGTAAACGAAACAGAATATAACATCCAGAATGTGTATGATTTGATCTCCACTTCTAATTCGTGGAAAGAAGGAGAACAAATCACCATGACGATCATTAGAGATGGTGAAGAAATCAAATTAGAAGGTAAAATATCTACACCGATGGATAAGGAAACTAAAATGGTTGAAGTTCAGAACGCTGATGGAGACCAGATTGAATTAAGAAATGCCTGGTTAAAAGGCTAG
- a CDS encoding glutamate-5-semialdehyde dehydrogenase codes for MKLIKSETKNNVLKSMMKILDRRRKEIIEANKKDLEAFNKEDQAMYDRLIVNDKKVDGMIQSVQEVMDQDDPVGKTIEHKKLDTGLDITNKTAPFGNIMIIYESRPDVTIEAAVLAFKANNKIYLKGGKEAINSNKILEECWHEALKENDLDTNWIELLHMDRTKTQEFLKNPPEQLDLIVPRGGERLIAFVKEHSTGAVLVSGRGNNFLYVSKNADFDVAKKVMLNAKIDKISGCNALDKVLVDKNIPDFDNKVKELYKMFNENEVNILVDDDVAKVLPEEEKIPSEDTWYEEFLAMRIVLGAIDGTDAAIEKINKYSGGHSSAIITKDKEEAANFMEQVDSAAVYHNASTRFTDGGQMGAGAELAISTDKLHHRGPLGLKQLVTNKYYVLGEGHIRE; via the coding sequence ATGAAGTTGATAAAATCTGAAACCAAAAATAACGTGCTTAAATCCATGATGAAAATTCTGGATAGAAGACGAAAAGAAATAATTGAGGCCAACAAGAAAGATCTTGAGGCTTTCAATAAGGAAGATCAGGCGATGTATGACAGGCTTATCGTAAATGATAAAAAAGTTGACGGTATGATTCAGTCTGTTCAGGAAGTAATGGATCAGGATGATCCGGTTGGAAAGACTATTGAGCATAAGAAGCTTGATACTGGTCTTGATATTACTAATAAAACCGCTCCGTTTGGAAATATCATGATCATTTATGAATCCAGACCTGATGTTACCATAGAGGCTGCTGTCTTAGCTTTTAAAGCAAATAATAAGATCTATTTGAAAGGTGGTAAAGAAGCCATAAACAGTAACAAGATTCTTGAAGAATGCTGGCATGAAGCATTAAAAGAAAATGATCTGGATACTAACTGGATCGAACTTCTGCATATGGATAGAACCAAGACTCAGGAGTTCCTGAAAAATCCACCAGAACAATTAGACCTTATTGTTCCAAGAGGGGGAGAACGCTTGATCGCATTTGTAAAAGAACATTCTACCGGAGCAGTACTGGTAAGTGGTAGAGGGAATAACTTCCTATATGTATCTAAAAATGCCGATTTTGACGTAGCCAAGAAAGTGATGCTGAATGCGAAGATCGATAAGATCTCGGGTTGCAATGCATTGGATAAAGTTCTTGTAGACAAGAATATTCCTGACTTTGACAATAAAGTGAAGGAACTGTATAAAATGTTCAATGAAAATGAAGTGAACATTCTTGTAGATGATGATGTAGCCAAAGTTTTGCCTGAAGAGGAAAAAATTCCTTCAGAAGATACCTGGTATGAAGAATTTCTTGCAATGAGAATCGTATTGGGTGCTATTGATGGTACAGATGCTGCTATTGAAAAGATCAACAAATATTCAGGAGGTCATTCTTCTGCGATCATCACTAAAGACAAAGAAGAAGCTGCTAATTTTATGGAGCAGGTAGACAGCGCCGCTGTATATCATAATGCTTCTACCCGTTTTACCGATGGTGGACAGATGGGAGCAGGTGCAGAACTTGCTATTAGTACAGATAAACTTCACCACCGCGGACCTCTAGGTCTTAAGCAACTGGTAACAAACAAATATTATGTACTAGGTGAAGGACATATAAGAGAATAA